The Chlorobaculum sp. MV4-Y genome contains the following window.
GGATTTTAAAACAGTCGGGCACCCTTCTCGTGGCGCCCGTAAAAGCTGTTTGGTCAGGCTGTAACGATATGCCGTTTGATGCCGAGTTGCCGCTCAGAGTAGCCAAGCGCAAGGCCGACAACTTCGGAGAGGTGATAGACCGGAGTCGACCCCTTGAGGCCATTGTGCCTGAGCGCCTTGGCCTGATACCCGTCCAGCACAGTGTGGCAGAGAGGGCAAGGCGTCACGATAAAGTCAGCCTTTTCGTCCATTGCCTCTTTCAACGCCTCGGCAGCCACGTTCAGCGACTCCTCCTCGGCGACCAGCAGCGTGTGGAAGCCACAGCAGCGATTCTTGTGTTCGTAAGGAATCGTCTTTGCGCCCAGAGCATCGAGCAGAAGATCGAGCGAGGTCGGTTCGAGCGGGTCATCCTTGCCAAGCACGGTCGAAGGACGGAGAATATGGCAGCCGTAGAACGGCGCGATGCGGAATTTGGTGAGCGGTGTTTTCACCTTCTTGCGAATGACATCGAGACCAACGTCGTCGATGAGCACCCAGAGCAGGTGGCGCACATCGGAGGTGCCGCGATATTCGAGCCCCTCCTCCTTGAGAATCTCGTTGACTTCAGCTCGCAATGCGGCAGACTCGTCAAGCTTCTTTTTGGCTGTTCTGATGGTCATCAGGCAGGTATTGCAGGAGACGACCAGATCGAGCCCCTGCTTTTCGGCCAGGGCAATATTGCGGGCATTGACCAGCGCGAACTGCTTCGGGCTCACGTAGTCGAGATTGCTGCCACCACAGCAAACGCTTTCATGCAACTTGACCATTTCAATGCCAAGATCATGCTGCCAGAGGTCAAGCGATCGATCGACCTCTTTGGTCATCGCCTCATTGATGCAGCTCTGATAGTAGGCGTAACGCTTCATACTGCTTATTCTCCGGATTTTTTTCGTGATCCTTCGTTACATGGCTGGCCATCTCCTTCATCTCCTTGCGCAGGGACTGAATGCCCTTAGACGCCTTGACCAGTGGCGGCGGCGGCGGGGTGCGACGCTTGATGATCATTTTGACGGCCATCGGCAGAAGGTTTTTGAGCGTCCAGCCGATGCCGTTGGTCCTGATCGGCAGGGTGGCCTCAACCAGCTTGCCCTTTTTCTCGATATCATCCATGAAAGCCTCGGCATGGCGCGCGCCGCTGGTATCCTTGGTGCCCCGGCGTTCGATTGCATCCTCGCGGATGCCGTGAATGGCGTCCATGATCGGGATGTTCTTGACGCAGGTCTCCTGGCAGCGGTAGCAGTGCGTGCAGTCCCACACCCCGTGATCCTGCACGAGATCCGCCAGACGCTGGTCGTGAATGCCATCGCGGCTGTCGGCGTTCATGCGGTACGAGCGGAGCAGCACGACGGGAGAAACATACTCCTTGTGTGCCCGAAGTATAGTGCACTCCGAAACACACGAAGCGCAGAGAATGCAATCGGTCGCCTTGTCGTAGGTCTGGAACTCCTCCTCGGAGATGAGGAACTCCTTCTTGCCCCACTCTTCTTCCGGCATCCGGGAATCCACCCAGTTGGAGTACTTCTTCATCTTGCCGACCACCGGGTCCATCTCGACCACCAGGTCTTTGATGTGCGGAAGATTCCGAAGCGGCTCGATCTTGATGACACCCGGTTCGCGGGCCTTGTCGAGCTCGTCCCAGACCTGGGTGGTGCAGGCAAGCTTCGACATGCTGTTGATCCTCATGGCGCAGGAGCCGCAGATACCGGCCTGGCAGAAAGCCCTGAAGGTCAGCGTCGAATCGACATGCTCCTTGATATAGTTGAGAGCCCTGAGCACGGTGATACCTTTTTCGAGCTTGATCGTGTAGTCATCGAAATAGGGCTTGCTGTCAACCTGGGGATTGAACCGGTGAACCCTGAAGGTTACGTCCCGGCTCTCCTCATGATGCTGTATCGTTGAATCGCTCATTGAAAATCCTTCGGATTAATAGGTTCGTTCCTGAAGCTCGTAGCGTCCCATCGTGACCGGCTTGTAGGCGAGCTTCGGGCGGCCACCGTCGT
Protein-coding sequences here:
- a CDS encoding CoB--CoM heterodisulfide reductase iron-sulfur subunit B family protein; amino-acid sequence: MKRYAYYQSCINEAMTKEVDRSLDLWQHDLGIEMVKLHESVCCGGSNLDYVSPKQFALVNARNIALAEKQGLDLVVSCNTCLMTIRTAKKKLDESAALRAEVNEILKEEGLEYRGTSDVRHLLWVLIDDVGLDVIRKKVKTPLTKFRIAPFYGCHILRPSTVLGKDDPLEPTSLDLLLDALGAKTIPYEHKNRCCGFHTLLVAEEESLNVAAEALKEAMDEKADFIVTPCPLCHTVLDGYQAKALRHNGLKGSTPVYHLSEVVGLALGYSERQLGIKRHIVTA
- a CDS encoding succinate dehydrogenase/fumarate reductase iron-sulfur subunit: MSDSTIQHHEESRDVTFRVHRFNPQVDSKPYFDDYTIKLEKGITVLRALNYIKEHVDSTLTFRAFCQAGICGSCAMRINSMSKLACTTQVWDELDKAREPGVIKIEPLRNLPHIKDLVVEMDPVVGKMKKYSNWVDSRMPEEEWGKKEFLISEEEFQTYDKATDCILCASCVSECTILRAHKEYVSPVVLLRSYRMNADSRDGIHDQRLADLVQDHGVWDCTHCYRCQETCVKNIPIMDAIHGIREDAIERRGTKDTSGARHAEAFMDDIEKKGKLVEATLPIRTNGIGWTLKNLLPMAVKMIIKRRTPPPPPLVKASKGIQSLRKEMKEMASHVTKDHEKNPENKQYEALRLLSELHQ